One Mycolicibacterium crocinum DNA window includes the following coding sequences:
- a CDS encoding Rv2640c family ArsR-like transcriptional regulator: protein MPKALPLIDMSAPVCCAPVVAGVMSDDDALHVALRLKALADPARVKIMSLLFASADGEENSRDLAAAIGVGESTVSHHLTQLRNAGLVESTRRGMNVYHRAHRDAVAALVAVLDPNCCS, encoded by the coding sequence GTGCCCAAGGCGTTGCCGTTGATCGATATGTCTGCGCCGGTGTGTTGTGCGCCGGTAGTAGCTGGGGTGATGAGTGACGACGACGCGTTGCATGTGGCGTTGCGACTCAAGGCGCTGGCCGATCCGGCGCGGGTCAAAATCATGTCCCTGCTGTTCGCCTCGGCCGATGGGGAGGAGAACAGTCGGGACCTGGCCGCGGCGATCGGGGTCGGGGAGTCGACCGTCAGCCACCATCTCACCCAGCTGCGCAATGCCGGGTTGGTGGAGTCGACACGTCGCGGCATGAACGTCTATCACCGTGCGCACCGCGATGCGGTGGCGGCGTTGGTCGCCGTTCTCGATCCGAATTGTTGTTCCTAG
- a CDS encoding ArsI/CadI family heavy metal resistance metalloenzyme, whose translation MSRIQLALNVDDIDAAITFYSKLFNTEPAKVKPGYANFAIAEPPLKLVLLENPGQGGSLNHLGVEVESSDLVHAEISRLTNEGMFTEEEIGTTCCFATQDKVWVTGPGGERWEVYTKLADSDTFFGSAPEAEENRCCGADVSAP comes from the coding sequence ATGTCCCGTATTCAACTGGCCCTCAACGTCGATGACATCGACGCGGCCATCACCTTCTACTCCAAGCTGTTCAACACCGAGCCGGCCAAGGTCAAGCCGGGCTACGCAAACTTCGCGATCGCCGAACCGCCGCTAAAGCTGGTCCTGCTGGAAAATCCGGGCCAGGGCGGCAGCCTCAACCACCTCGGTGTCGAGGTCGAATCCAGCGACCTCGTCCACGCCGAGATCTCACGCCTAACCAACGAAGGCATGTTCACCGAGGAAGAGATCGGCACCACCTGCTGCTTCGCCACGCAAGACAAGGTGTGGGTGACCGGCCCCGGCGGGGAGCGCTGGGAGGTCTACACCAAGCTTGCCGACTCGGACACGTTCTTTGGTTCCGCACCTGAGGCCGAAGAGAACCGCTGCTGCGGCGCCGACGTGTCAGCACCGTGA
- a CDS encoding arsenate reductase ArsC, with product MTTKPSVLFVCVHNAGRSQMAAGFLSALAGDAIEVRSAGSAPGSAVNPAAVEAMAEVGIDISHQTPKILTTDAVEASDVVITMGCGDTCPFFPGKSYRDWVLEDPAGKGVDAVRPIRDQIRTRIEELIAELLPRTADTETRL from the coding sequence ATGACCACCAAACCGTCCGTGTTGTTCGTCTGCGTGCACAACGCCGGACGCTCCCAGATGGCCGCGGGGTTTCTGTCCGCCTTGGCGGGCGACGCCATCGAAGTCCGCTCGGCCGGCAGCGCCCCCGGTAGTGCGGTCAATCCCGCCGCCGTGGAGGCCATGGCCGAAGTCGGGATCGACATCTCGCATCAGACCCCGAAAATCCTGACCACCGACGCGGTCGAAGCCTCCGATGTGGTGATAACCATGGGTTGCGGGGATACCTGCCCATTTTTCCCGGGGAAGAGTTATCGGGATTGGGTCCTCGAAGATCCCGCAGGCAAGGGCGTGGACGCAGTGCGACCGATCCGCGACCAGATCAGGACACGAATCGAAGAACTCATTGCCGAGTTGCTGCCGCGCACCGCAGACACCGAAACTCGGCTCTAG